In Phyllopteryx taeniolatus isolate TA_2022b chromosome 5, UOR_Ptae_1.2, whole genome shotgun sequence, the DNA window TTGTTTGCGCCAAACAAATTTTCCCCACatgcgtttgggagatttcaaattttttatttttttattttattttttttttttcccttttgtagGATAAGTCTTGCCACTCTACCCCATAGTCCACCATTGACATAAAGACAGCAGGAGATTGTTGTCAAATCTACTACACAGCCATTACTTGCCATAAATTCCTGCAGCACCTTTAATGTTGCTGtcggcctcttggcagcctcccttactagttttcttctcatcttttcatccattttggaggAACATCCAGTCCTTGGTAACgggtcactgttgtgccatattttcttcacttgatgactgtcttcactgtgttccatggtatatttagTTCCTCGGAAATTCTTTTGTGGCCTTCTCCTGACTgacaactgaactttatttaggTTTCAtcggaggcactttaaatggtggcaggcatGTGCCGACgcccatttaacatgaggtTGAATGTAATtgggttaattctgaacacagcaacATCTCCAGTTATAAcagggtgtgcacatttgtgtaaacccattatctcagttgtttatttttacttcccttcgtgaaatgatttattttctcccccccccccaatggaaTTATACAGGTTATGGGTTCCATTGTGGTGGAAagagttttgaaattatttatcttgttcccatgtttttttatttaaaaaatgactggcGATTGAACGGGATGCGtagtttttatatccactgtacaagGCCATGGAGTTTTAAACATGAAACGCTAAAAGATGTGTACTATATGCTCTTGATTGAGGCCCATCATACTGAACTCTGACTTGTGCCCTCTCTGTTTTTGTCTTCCAGAAATTTCCCGGCTACAGGGAAGAGAAGAAGCGTTGCGAGTACCTCCATCAGAAACTGTCCCATATCAAAGGTCTGATCTCAGACTACGACCGGGCGCGGGAGCTCTCCTAGTACAAATGGCGGCTACTCTCGAAACAGACTGAAATGAGAATGGACCAAAAGACTCGCAGCGGGCCCAGAGACAGACCAGCTGGGTGCTACAGTCGCTGAAACATGACTCACTTTACACCTCCGTGTGTTCATGGAATCAAGGAGCAAGGTGGTTTCAAAGGTGGGACCCGGACCAGTGACTCGAGATCAAAAGTTGGCCTTTAACGTGATGCTTTTAGTGCTGTAAAGGCAGCAAATTGTCCTGCTGTAAACTGACTGGGCAGATGTGCAAGTGAAAGCCAAatcttattgttgttgttttcctgaaTTCTATAATTGATCGTTCctgccaaaatgttttattctatTCTTTCTCATGCCAGAGAGCAATTGACTTTATGAAACGTATTATATTGATGGTACAATCAGTCTTGGGGGAAAACAAATGCTACTAGTATGTACGTGTCAAGCAGAGGAATCCCTTTACTTGCTGTTTGCTGACATGACACATTCAGTCACTTTATTAATTAATGACAAACTTACCAGATTGAGTTGTTCTTATGACTTCAAAACAAAGGCAATGCAAAACTTGCCACCTAACACTAATATTTCCGCAGCAGTGAGACCCTACAAAGTTGTATCGAGATAAAtcaatgccttgagatacgagtggccCGACTGTAGACattcaatataacagtactcacaatcatatactgtattctttatcctctgcgaggaGCTGAGATGTCTATACTGTACAGACATCCATTTACACTATTATCAGTCTAGCTGTCTTATaccgcccccaggtggccaagcacaatggccattcaattaaTGCAaagtgtggggggaaaaaaaactttgattcTATTAAATTATGTATGTCATTAACGTGTGtctttttataaagtgcaaaatTATAGAGCGctatttttctctttaaaaaaaaaaaaaaaacattacccacttttattttattttttttcccccagagagGATGTAAtggattgatggcatttccgttgatttcaatagggaaagaggATTTGCATTACGAGCGTGGCCACAGaataaattaaactcgtatctcaaggcaccactgtgtttgCTAGTTTGTGATAGGGAATATCATCATGTTGATTTGTACTTGAAATCAACAAAATCTGTCCTAAGTTTACTCTCAAGCTTAGTGTCAGCCACATCCACATCATGTGGCCACCatgaattgccttttttttttttttccttgtataaCACAAACACATCAGCTCTCGCTTATCCCTCGTCTCCTGCTATCAACAAGTTTGTTTACTGGCACACAGTTACGCTATGATACAAGTCAAGCCCTGTTTATCTGTGTAAAGATTGTTTGCCATTTCTCAACTCACGGAAGTGAAGCGTTTTGTCCGGAATTTAGTTGAATGGCGGACATCAGCTGAATGTGACGCCTTATCACGCAAAAATTGGGACTGTAGACAGGACGGCACTCAGTTCAAAGCGCAATAGGTTTAATTGGGTGTAAGGAGCAGGCTGACCTCTAAGAGGTGCGATCAGGCTCCGGTGTTTTTTATGCTCAGCAGGACATTTTAAATGctcattactgtatttaatcTTGACATGAGGCAGCCTGAAATGTTGGCATCAGATCGGGAGTGCTTTCCAAACCTGTTTCAATATTGCATTTGTCTTAATGATAGCTTAGGATGGGGAAAGACAAGCTAGCCTTAACATGCACATCAGATTTCCAAAATTCTGGCATCTCTGTCCTGAAACAACCCGGTTTCAAGTGTTCTCATATTActggtttggataaaaagttTGAAGGTTCATTTACAAACTGCATAGTTAGATGGAAGTTTTAATTTCTCTGTACGTTTTCTCTCTCTGGTTGTTGTGACTCATAATCTGACGCAATATTCTCAACGTAAAGAGTTTTTTGCTTTCCGTCCAATCCTGTCAAAACGCATTATTTCTGCAGAAACGTACATaacgtacttttttttttacactaacaTTCTCATTCAAGTAATCAGACCCACAGTTTACAGGAgctataaagtctacacacccttgttcaaatgctattgtgatatatatatatatatatatatatatatttaaaattgtatttatttttaaatcactctACTATCAatcaggagaagggtacaaaagaatttccaaggcattaaatatggTCAGGGATGCTGCCAAGAGGTCgaccaaaacatttgaaagagctgcaggaatttccgGCGAGTGCgggctgtttagtacatgtgatAACAATCACCTGTCTTACATATGTCTGGTCTGTGGGGGTACGGTTGCAAGACGGAAGCCTTATCTTACAAACAAAGTCATTGGAAGATAAGGCTGCATTCTGCAAAAACcaacttgaaatctcccaagcATTTGTGGGAAATGTATGCTATAGTCTGATATAACATTCCAAACACAACACTTTTAATCCCCAAAAGATAACCCttcctacagtgaagcatggtggtggacgAATTTTTCTTCACTTGGCACTTGGGCCTTAATCAACATGGAGGCAaatatgaacagttccaaatactagTCAACTTTCAGGCTTGTGCTCGAAAGCTTACTAGAACATCAGAActtcatttggggttaatcagaggcactttcaaCTGTagtatgtttttactttgaatGCCATTGATGAATTCTGAACTCAACCACATCCCCAGTCATGAGGGTGCACACTTGTGCATTCACATTACCTTAAGCTAATTTACCTTCCCTTCTTGAAACAGTTTCTTTTTTATCAATTGAGTTGGACAGGTTATTGGTCATAATGCTGGATGACTTATCttggttttaattttttttatagcacaaAAACTTTCCATTTTACAGAGCTgtctagactttttatattcactgtatatactggAGGGTTTTTTTCCATGTTGGTTTTTAGTTTTGGGATATTTGAAGAATGTGGGACTTGTGTCTCGGCACatatgaaaatgaaagaatatttATTAGCGCTGATAATTAATCCTGATTATAGCATATTATTTGGAATGAGATTGGATCCATGTAGCATATTTCCTATCAACATTGACTCTGCTGTGCTGGCACTCAAAATTATTGTGGTTCATTTCTTAATAAAGAACAGTGTACAGTCAGCTCAGAAGACAATTTATTAATAttccacaaaatgtttttcattcaaaacagAATGGTACTTACACATTTGACGCAAAACTAAGAGGAAATCATCATTTCCATCAACCACTCAAGGAAATTTAGTTCAATACATGTGTAATTAAAGTGCAAGATTACTCAGTAATTATAAGAGAATCCAAGATTGTACCATGTTGGTTTTGTGAGAACTGAtgaaggaatgtttttttttttttttttaattactcctCAGCAGCACAATACAAAAGGTGCCTTTTCATTGACAAGGAAATTCAAGAACTTGGGTCTGTAGTTTCACACTGTTGCCACTATAAAAGTGCTATGTTGTTGAGTACTGAAGTTAATATCAGATGCCTTGTCAAATGCAATAAGAGCACCAGGTTTAGAGAGAAGCCTTccagcatttaaaacaaatgttataCAGTGACTAATGTAAGGAATTagcatacatacattttcaaaacaatagAATGAGCCCTGAGTTTTGTTATTTCTGCCTAGGAAACGCTTTAGTTTTCTCCACATTGGTTACAGGTGTGCTTTTTTGGTACTGGAATGACATTGACACAATGAAATGTGaagttaaatattttgtctatcGTAAATCCCTGCAAATGATCTACCGAGGAGAacaaatgtcttatttatttctgtatgttattttgttgttctttcaCGGGATTTCTCTTTGCAtagtcatttgttttctttctacAGTAAAACCTGCAAGTATGGTGAAAGGGAAATGGAatatatttttgcaatttttgaTGGCGAGTGTGTTATGCAAATGTCATCctcatgagaaaagaaaaagctttcaggaaaacaaatgtattgttgTCTCATGAAAAATTgcaaataaagttattttcaaTGCAGTACGTGGACAGTGTGACATTTATGGAGACGTCCATGTGTGAATGAGACAAAATACCTTTCGAAGGCttcctttaaataaaaaattgttagTCATTTTACTGAATTTTCCTTTCCAtcttttaaaagtaatttacacatttattaaacaacaCTAACACAGTGTTAAGACAAACTTTACTAAATCAGGTAAAAGTTCAGAAAAAGAGAATCTGGAATGACTAATTACTAATTGCTTTTCTGGGTCTGCTCCAAATTACATTTGAGACCGGATCCTCAATACTAACTTGTGGAGGCACTTTTGGCACGATGTATTTCATCATCTTTTTGACACCACTGTATCACAGAGCAGATCAGAGAAGTGAAGTTAGAGAGGACATACtccttttatttataaaataaaaaagctgcaGTTAGCGTAAATGTGACCTTATATACTGTCGGAGTTGAAGGACCTACGATTTTTTGTTGTCGACGCTAAGGTGCCGATAGTTGAGTCGATTAATCAATGATGTCACTGACATTTTTATACAACTGCCAACTCGCTGTGTGTGCTTTCACCTCCAAACACAAGCTCTTTCAATGACTTTGCCTTGGTCGCAATGGCCTCACCCCCGACTCGTGCATCCAATCACATTTAGATACCTTCAAGGCCTCGCAGAAAGTCAAAACTTGTAAAACTCTTAACACCAATTCGCATAACACGACTGGAGGGTCGCTAGATTGTTTGCTAATAGTATTGCAATAATGTTTTGTAGTGAACCTGCAGTTGTGTTACACAGTTTGCTGAAAGAGTTTTATAATAGTCAACTGTCTGCGAGACCATGAAGGTGTCTGAGTAGGATTTGCGATTGGATGGTGGAAGAAGAGCTTGCTGCGTCTGCGGGATGAAGGGGATTGAGCGAAACACTAGTTTTTAGCGTCATAAACTGTTCATTTTCACAACAAAGAGATTATTTATTGACCGCcacttgtctttgttttgacATCTAAGCACACGCTAACAATATGTCTGTATTTCTCTGTTTGGTGAATTGGTTGAGGATTTCAGCCGATTCTCCCTTTGAAGCCTTCAATTCTGATGATTGTCCGCTCTCTAAGCAAACCATATAAAATCACCATTACACCTCACCTTAGCAACACAGTAATTTTACCCATTTTAACTCTGGTATCAACACTTGTCTGAGCCAGGAAAAGCACATTATGGTTTGATTCTCAACTTGGGCTGTATGAGGGTTACAATCCCGATGAGTGAGGACACTAGGCCACAAAATGAAACAATGCCTGCATTTGACGGGTAGATACCCAACTTGTCCAAGGGCATCGACAGATCACATATGTTTTTGATGGTATCCAATACGACGGGCGGGTGGGATTTGAAGCTCTGCAgcagcagaaagagaaaagcATCCAAATGAGGGATGATGACTTCAGCTACCTCAGGACTCTCGTTGAGATGTGAAATCATTTTCTTCCTGAAGTGCTTATCCCTTGCCCTCTGCACTATTAACTGGGAGATGACGTAAACATCTCTGGTCAGGCTCATGACGAGCGAGAGGAGGTAGAATCGCGAGGCGTTAACGCTCCAGCGTTCCTTGTCGATAAGGCGGAGAAGTCCGACACTCCCGGCCCAAAGCGTGTTGTCGCAGATAAAGAAGAGCGCACGGTTGATGTTGGCTGCGGTAAGGCACAGGCAAAGCACTCGGTCAGAGAGTCGCATGGTTCGCTTGGCGGCCTCAATGGCACTGATTGCATTCCCCAGCCTGAACACtgacaaagaaagaagaaaaagagagagtaaaaaaaaaatgtaaaaaagtaatgacaatgtcaagtagggctgcagctaggcctgggggaaaaaaataaaataaaataaaacaattccgCCCGGAACCAATGTTTGTGCCGCAGGAACCAATGTATCATGCGGACATAttttgcagacggacgcagtgttgggccaatgataaactttgccaaaaatgacaaaaggagcatctgtaagtgattttaaagacactgttagatgtgcaATGTACATACAACATGATAAGTATGAGTGAGCTAAATGGTAGTTAGCATTTTtcacctaaaatggtaattgctAGCACACTAATGCTAATTGCAATTGCTAACCATTTAgtatttagctttttctttgtttttttaaattagaattagAGGTTAGCAGACTGGCTAACAGTTAGACAGTCTGTGTGTTGAGCATCAGTTATGGCCAAGCAGCTCGcatatgaatgtgcttattttgtgtttattttgttactgtttgttCAATAATGTGATTGAAAATGAACCGAGGGCTTTAACTCTAGCGGCGGTAGgctatattcaattagctaacATCGATACCTTGTGTTGGCAATCATAGCTGTGCTGTTGCGGTACGTTAGTTTtgttctgctttgcagtagatacattgcactttattttctgCACACAATGAAACAATCCCAAgctttggacattctctgtcttttatgcattctttcctcctggctttCTGCTATGGCGCCAACTTATTTCTACAAGGAGTGGTGTGTTAGtatgcagtaacattagtcagCATGTAGATATGATCACAGTGAGgcttcaaggcagagattttgcttcaacttttgtaatcaaattatttgtTGGCTTGTTTGGTATTCAATTACTCGTATAGCGTGTGATTGCTTTCGCCTTTGTTTGAGATCAAACCCCCCCCTACAGCCGACATCATCCACCAGCACAAACATTTCGAAATTTCAAGACATCTTGCCCACTGTGACCCAAAGTCGCCAGCCCAGACGTTAGAGGTGGTTGCACCTCAAGGCTGCTGTGACTGGGACGCTCAGGAGAGATAATTAAGTGCTTTGCCAACTGAGCTTGACCTATTTCACTGTGACCTCATATGGCACCAGGAGGGACAAGGTCTTTGTTGGCAGACCCAGCACTCAGGCTGCACCTTAATTTCCACAAGGAGCTCATATCCAGTCCGCTACTGAATTTTAAATTGTACCAGAACCTTGAAgtcaaaaaaggtttgtaaaACTGAGCCCAAGTAGAAAGGCAAAAGCGTTCTCTCACGCTCACACAGAGCTCAAAGAGACTGGCCTCAAAGTCCCCTGCTGTTCATCACAATGCATTTATTCTGGCAAAGGTGAGTGAAACTTCACAAAGTAACAAGTATCCATAGCATATAGCAATGTTTTTTAAGTTTTCTCTCCTTTACTCGATTAAAGAAAGGGGATTCTCAAGAAGTCGCAAAAGCGCTTCATCTCTTGGGTTTATAATTTGATTAGATAAAGGAATAACTCAGAAAAGTGTGAACTGCGGTGAGTCATGCATCGAGGTCAAGAACATtcaggcatccatccattttctatagcgcctCTCCTCATTAGGCTCACGggtgagatggagcctatctTAGCTGACTCGATTTATTGTGTGGAAAATATGGGGcaacatgtataaaaaaaaaaatggcatcagGATTATTCGCTGCGGTGGCTACATACAGTCCCgcccaaaaatattggaacggcaaggtcaattcctttgtttttgttatatactgaagacatttgggtttcagattaaaagatgagtatgagacaaaggttcagaattccagcttttatttcatgctaTTTACATCTATGCGTTGAACAACTCGGGACAGATCACCTTTTATTTGAAGCCGCCCACttttcaaatgagcaaaagtattggaacagacatgattaaattaactaaaagtgaataacatttaatatttggtggcataacccttacttgcagtaactgcatcaagcctgcgacccattgacttcaccagactgctGCATTCTTCGTTTGAAATGCATTTCCAGGCCTTtatcagttcttgtttgtttctggcggtttctcccttcagtctcctcttcaggaggtaaaatgcatgctctattgggttaaggtccggtgatttgACTTGATCAGTCTAAGAACTTCCACTTTTTCTCCTgttgaagtcctttgttgtgatggcagtgtgtttttagttattgtcttgttgcttctcccgattagtttggatgcatttttctgtaaattgccagacaaaatggttttgtatacTTCAGAATTTATTCTGTTGCTACCATTACACCATCAATACAGACTCGTGaccccgttccagaagcagccatggaAGTCCAAGCcgtgacattacctccaccatgcttcacagatcagcttgtgtgttttgtatcataagcagatcctttctttttccatactttggcctttccatcactttggtataggttaatcttggtctcatcagtccataaaactttgttccaaaactgttGTGGCTCATcgctgtacttctttgcaaaatccaaatctggccttctgattctttttatggcctgtatatttcttctttcaaagtcttcttcgagcAGTGGATTGTGATATCTTCACCCCTGACCTGTGgcggttggcagtgatgtcactgactgttgtctttgggtgtttcttcacagctctcacaatgtttctgtcataaactgctgttgatacccttggccgacctgtttgatgcctgttgctcagtacaccagtacacCACCTTtccttttcaggacattccaaattgttgtatcaGCTATGCCCAatatttgtgcaatagctctgatcgattttccctcttctctcagcctCAAAATGGTTTTCTTTTCACCCATTGACAGCTCtatggtcttcatgtttgcctAACAGCAGATGCAGTtatcacaggtgaaacccaaagccaaaaaacaAGCACTCTCTCATGTTTAAGCAAttaatctaaaaggcaacacctgagcaactacaaacacccatcagtcacatgttccaatacttttgctcacttgaagtgggtgggtggcttcaaacaaaagatgctctgtcctgagttgtttaacacatctagatgtaaataccatgaaataaaagctggaattctgaactttcaTCTCATGTTCATCTATTGatatgaaacccaaatgtcttcagt includes these proteins:
- the pex11a gene encoding peroxisomal membrane protein 11A, producing MELVQNVINQSQGRDRVFRATQYACALSVYALGNNSQRKELVSKLNRLEANMSAGRKLFRLGNAISAIEAAKRTMRLSDRVLCLCLTAANINRALFFICDNTLWAGSVGLLRLIDKERWSVNASRFYLLSLVMSLTRDVYVISQLIVQRARDKHFRKKMISHLNESPEVAEVIIPHLDAFLFLLLQSFKSHPPVVLDTIKNICDLSMPLDKLGIYPSNAGIVSFCGLVSSLIGIVTLIQPKLRIKP